The proteins below come from a single Streptomyces tubercidicus genomic window:
- a CDS encoding DUF3817 domain-containing protein, translated as MKRSVLTRYRAMAYLTAVMLLVLCTCMVFKYGFGMGKDLTLVVSQIHGVLYIIYLVFAFDLGSKAKWKFGKLLWVLISGTIPTAAFFVERQVVREVEPLIAGDAPEPVKV; from the coding sequence ATGAAGCGAAGCGTCCTGACCCGCTACCGGGCGATGGCCTACCTCACGGCCGTGATGCTGCTGGTGCTCTGCACCTGCATGGTTTTCAAGTACGGCTTCGGGATGGGCAAGGACCTGACCCTCGTCGTCTCCCAGATCCACGGCGTGCTCTACATCATCTATCTGGTCTTCGCCTTTGACCTGGGCTCCAAGGCCAAGTGGAAGTTCGGCAAGCTGCTGTGGGTGCTGATCTCGGGCACCATTCCCACCGCGGCGTTCTTCGTCGAGCGCCAGGTGGTGCGGGAGGTCGAGCCGCTGATCGCCGGTGACGCTCCGGAGCCGGTGAAGGTCTGA
- a CDS encoding MarR family winged helix-turn-helix transcriptional regulator, with translation MPKPLSLAFDPIARADELWQQRWGAVPSMAAITSIMRAHQILLSEVDAVVKPYGLTFARYEALVLLTFSKAGELPMSKIGERLMVHPTSVTNTVDRLVKSGLVAKRPNPNDGRGTLATITEKGREVCDAATRELMAMDFGLGAYDAEECGEIFALLRPLRVAAADFKDE, from the coding sequence GTGCCGAAGCCGCTCAGCCTTGCTTTCGATCCCATCGCGCGTGCCGATGAACTGTGGCAGCAGCGATGGGGTGCCGTGCCCTCGATGGCCGCGATCACCTCGATCATGCGCGCCCATCAGATCCTGCTGTCCGAGGTGGACGCGGTGGTCAAGCCGTACGGGCTGACCTTCGCCCGCTATGAGGCGCTGGTGCTGCTGACCTTCTCCAAGGCCGGTGAGCTGCCGATGTCGAAGATCGGTGAGCGGCTGATGGTGCACCCGACCTCGGTGACCAACACCGTCGACCGGCTGGTGAAGTCCGGGCTCGTCGCCAAGCGGCCGAATCCGAACGACGGGCGGGGCACGCTCGCCACCATCACGGAGAAGGGCCGCGAGGTGTGTGACGCGGCCACCCGCGAACTGATGGCGATGGACTTCGGGCTCGGGGCCTATGACGCCGAGGAGTGCGGGGAGATCTTCGCGCTGCTGCGGCCGCTGCGGGTGGCGGCGGCGGACTTCAAGGACGAATAG
- a CDS encoding MFS transporter produces MPSPSGPAPSGRLPACPDGAPACSDGGATCSDGGATCPDASAAGAGPYAGGASRPDGYRAVFAVPEFRCVFAAHLLSSLGVVVCEIALSVLVFRLTASPLLSALTFALGLLPYVVGGTLLSAVADRYPARRVLVGCDLLCAPAAAGMVAPGTPVVVLLALRCVLAAIAPVFAGTRAATLGEILGEGELFVLGRSVIRIVNQSAQLAGFAAGGLLLAVVSPRAVLALTAVTFLGSALLLRLGTRARPARNGVRGEALLGASLGGVRRLLADRRVRALLLLTWLPPAFVVIPEALLVPYAGLLGTGPAGAGLLMCAMPIGAVAAETLVGTFLGPRARARLTFPMGLFAVLPSLGFAAQPSLGWAVLLLVLTGTGISYNFGVDRWFADAVPDALLGQAMTVLQAGRMTVMGLAMGLAGAAAEYAPLRVVMPAAGVVGAVCVLAVIFEVRRTGADPRE; encoded by the coding sequence ATGCCCTCGCCTTCCGGGCCCGCGCCGTCGGGCCGTCTTCCCGCCTGCCCTGACGGGGCTCCCGCCTGCTCCGACGGGGGCGCCACCTGCTCCGACGGGGGCGCCACCTGCCCCGATGCGAGCGCCGCCGGTGCCGGACCGTACGCCGGGGGCGCGTCCCGCCCGGACGGCTACCGGGCCGTCTTCGCCGTCCCCGAGTTCCGCTGCGTCTTCGCCGCGCATCTGCTGTCGTCGCTCGGCGTGGTCGTCTGCGAGATCGCGCTGTCCGTCCTCGTCTTCCGGCTCACCGCCTCGCCGTTGCTGAGCGCCCTGACCTTCGCGCTGGGGCTGCTGCCGTACGTCGTCGGCGGGACGCTGCTGTCAGCCGTCGCCGACCGGTATCCGGCCCGGCGGGTGCTGGTCGGCTGCGATCTGCTGTGCGCACCCGCGGCGGCGGGGATGGTGGCACCGGGCACCCCGGTCGTGGTGCTGCTGGCGCTGCGCTGTGTACTCGCGGCCATCGCACCGGTCTTCGCCGGGACCCGGGCCGCGACCCTGGGGGAGATCCTCGGCGAGGGGGAACTGTTCGTCCTGGGGCGCTCGGTGATCCGCATCGTCAACCAGAGCGCGCAGCTCGCCGGGTTCGCCGCGGGGGGACTGCTGCTCGCCGTGGTGTCCCCGCGGGCGGTGCTCGCGCTCACCGCCGTCACGTTCCTCGGGTCGGCGCTGCTGCTGCGGCTGGGGACCCGGGCCCGCCCGGCGCGGAACGGGGTCCGGGGCGAAGCGCTGCTGGGGGCCTCGCTGGGCGGCGTCCGGCGGCTGCTGGCCGACCGCCGGGTGCGGGCGCTGCTGCTGCTGACGTGGCTGCCGCCGGCGTTCGTGGTGATCCCCGAGGCGCTGCTGGTCCCTTACGCCGGTCTGCTCGGCACCGGGCCGGCCGGCGCGGGGCTGCTGATGTGCGCCATGCCCATCGGCGCGGTGGCCGCCGAGACCCTGGTGGGCACCTTCCTCGGACCCCGCGCCCGCGCCCGCCTGACCTTCCCCATGGGCCTCTTCGCGGTGCTCCCCTCCCTCGGCTTCGCCGCCCAGCCCTCGCTCGGCTGGGCGGTCCTGCTGCTCGTACTGACCGGCACCGGCATCTCGTACAACTTCGGCGTCGACCGCTGGTTCGCCGACGCGGTCCCCGACGCGCTCCTGGGTCAGGCGATGACCGTGCTCCAGGCCGGGCGGATGACGGTGATGGGCCTGGCGATGGGACTGGCCGGCGCCGCCGCGGAGTACGCACCACTGCGGGTGGTGATGCCGGCGGCGGGGGTGGTGGGGGCGGTCTGCGTACTGGCGGTGATCTTCGAGGTGCGGCGTACGGGCGCAGACCCTCGGGAATAA
- a CDS encoding ArsR/SmtB family transcription factor: MPVTLHFGADDLLRIRFAVSPLCETHEAVRTLCRADRHGYHAPWLRRMRETLAGLDLTPLWLFMPSVSPGYTPDFLGRPPDTPMAGFDEELARLRATDPALARAEMAKSLAGRPDTAESARGRAALADPARAVQELADVTERAWRALLAPDWPRLRALLEAEIAYRSRQLAGGGLQRLFADLHPRLSWSGGTLTVRNRTDFAQLQDLDGRGVLLLPSVFVWPDVVSGFDPPWQPTVIYPARGIGGLWTEPEPGPALARLLGANRAAVLAALDAPSTTTALAHRLGLAPSSVSGQLSVLRDAGLLTSRRHGHQVLYERTPLGIALAAGG, translated from the coding sequence GTGCCGGTGACCCTGCATTTCGGCGCCGATGATCTGCTGCGTATCCGGTTCGCGGTCTCCCCGCTGTGCGAGACCCATGAGGCCGTACGGACCCTGTGCCGCGCCGACCGGCACGGCTATCACGCGCCGTGGCTGCGCCGGATGCGCGAGACGCTGGCCGGGCTGGATCTGACGCCGCTGTGGCTCTTCATGCCGTCGGTGTCCCCGGGCTACACACCGGACTTCCTGGGCCGCCCTCCGGACACCCCGATGGCCGGCTTCGACGAGGAGCTGGCGCGGCTGCGCGCCACCGATCCGGCCCTGGCCCGCGCCGAGATGGCCAAGTCACTGGCGGGGCGGCCGGATACCGCGGAGTCGGCGCGCGGCCGGGCGGCGCTGGCCGATCCGGCGCGGGCGGTCCAGGAGCTGGCCGATGTCACCGAACGAGCCTGGCGGGCGCTGCTGGCACCGGACTGGCCACGGCTGCGGGCGCTGCTGGAGGCCGAGATCGCTTACCGGTCACGGCAGTTGGCGGGCGGCGGACTCCAGCGGCTGTTCGCCGATCTGCATCCGCGGCTGTCCTGGTCGGGCGGCACCCTGACAGTCCGCAACCGTACGGACTTCGCGCAGCTCCAGGATCTGGACGGCCGCGGGGTGCTGCTGCTGCCGAGCGTCTTCGTGTGGCCGGACGTGGTCAGCGGATTCGACCCGCCGTGGCAGCCCACCGTGATCTACCCGGCGCGCGGGATCGGCGGGCTGTGGACCGAGCCGGAGCCGGGTCCGGCGCTGGCCCGGCTGCTGGGAGCCAACCGCGCCGCCGTACTGGCCGCGCTGGACGCGCCGTCGACCACGACGGCCCTGGCCCACCGCCTCGGCCTGGCGCCGTCCTCCGTCTCGGGGCAGCTGTCCGTGCTGCGCGACGCCGGTCTGCTGACCTCGCGCCGGCACGGACATCAGGTGCTCTACGAGCGCACGCCCCTGGGGATCGCCCTGGCGGCAGGCGGCTGA
- a CDS encoding MTH1187 family thiamine-binding protein, which translates to MIVAFSVSPLGVGEDVGEYVADAVRVVRESGLPNRTDAMFTSIEGEWDEVMDVVKRAVAAVEARAGRVSLVLKADIRPGVTDGLTSKVETVERYLTEDGTPRT; encoded by the coding sequence ATGATCGTCGCCTTCTCCGTGAGCCCGCTGGGCGTCGGCGAGGACGTCGGTGAGTATGTCGCCGACGCGGTCCGGGTCGTCCGGGAGTCCGGACTGCCGAACCGTACGGACGCCATGTTCACCTCGATCGAGGGCGAGTGGGACGAGGTCATGGACGTCGTCAAGCGCGCGGTCGCGGCCGTCGAGGCCCGCGCCGGGCGGGTCTCGCTGGTGCTGAAGGCGGACATCCGGCCGGGCGTCACCGACGGGCTGACCTCGAAGGTCGAGACGGTGGAGCGGTACCTCACCGAGGACGGCACGCCCCGGACCTGA
- a CDS encoding DUF3817 domain-containing protein translates to MDIKTAAALHRLRLASIPEAISFPALLIFGTGFRLAFDYDSLVMPLGMIHGLLFITYVVLLLDVWNRTKWPVKRVAFFFVLAILPFGGLFGDRILKREEAAGVIAARARKEGVVNA, encoded by the coding sequence GTGGACATCAAGACCGCCGCCGCCCTGCACCGCCTGCGCCTGGCCTCCATCCCGGAGGCGATCTCCTTCCCGGCGCTGCTGATCTTCGGCACCGGCTTCCGCCTGGCCTTCGACTACGACTCGCTGGTGATGCCGCTCGGCATGATCCACGGTCTGCTCTTCATCACCTATGTGGTGCTGCTGCTGGACGTGTGGAACCGCACCAAGTGGCCGGTCAAGCGCGTCGCCTTCTTCTTCGTGCTCGCGATCCTGCCGTTCGGCGGCCTCTTCGGGGACCGGATCCTCAAGCGGGAGGAAGCGGCCGGCGTGATCGCGGCCCGCGCCCGCAAGGAAGGCGTCGTGAACGCATGA
- a CDS encoding AIM24 family protein: MAQFRLQGSKVLAVDMTGDAVKAKNGAMVAYDGQMAFKKMSGGGEGLRGMVTRRLTGEQMAVMEVKGHGTCYFADRASEINLVRLQGEKLFVEAGNLLCTEAALRTGTTFTGLRGASQGNGLFTTTVEGSGQAAITSHGTAVVLRVTKQYPLQVDPGAYIAHTGDLTQHFQSGVNFRSFIGEGSGEAFQIRFEGEGLVYVQPSERNTVGGEV; encoded by the coding sequence GTGGCTCAGTTTCGGCTCCAGGGGAGCAAGGTGCTCGCCGTCGATATGACGGGCGACGCCGTCAAGGCGAAAAACGGTGCGATGGTCGCGTACGACGGCCAGATGGCATTCAAGAAGATGTCCGGCGGCGGCGAGGGCCTGCGCGGCATGGTCACCCGGCGGCTCACGGGCGAGCAGATGGCCGTGATGGAGGTGAAGGGCCACGGCACCTGCTACTTCGCCGATCGCGCGAGTGAGATCAACCTGGTGCGGCTGCAGGGCGAGAAGCTGTTCGTGGAGGCCGGCAATCTGCTGTGCACGGAAGCCGCGCTCCGTACGGGCACGACCTTCACGGGCCTGCGCGGCGCCTCCCAGGGCAACGGCCTGTTCACCACCACCGTCGAGGGCAGCGGCCAGGCGGCGATCACGTCCCATGGCACCGCGGTGGTGCTGCGGGTCACCAAGCAGTACCCCCTCCAGGTCGACCCGGGCGCCTATATCGCCCACACCGGCGACCTCACACAGCACTTCCAGTCCGGGGTGAATTTCCGCAGCTTCATCGGGGAGGGCTCCGGCGAGGCCTTCCAGATCCGCTTCGAGGGCGAGGGCCTGGTCTACGTGCAGCCCAGCGAGCGCAACACCGTGGGCGGTGAGGTCTGA
- a CDS encoding AIM24 family protein, with product MPFTALNSRIVEARIGPGQRMFSQRGAMLAYRGEVSFTPNIQGGQGGIGSMIGRRVANEATPLMTVEVPQGINGQGGAPIATVMFGHGGHHVHVVDLTGETLYVEADRLLAFDGSLQQGTMFMGSQGGVMGMVRGQVTGQGLFTTTLKGVGSAAVMAHGGVIELPITPQRPVHVDPQAYVAHRGDVRNKLSTALGWRDMVGRGSGEAFQLELSGQGTVYVQASEEKL from the coding sequence ATGCCGTTCACGGCGCTCAACTCCCGCATCGTGGAGGCCAGGATCGGTCCGGGCCAGCGGATGTTCAGCCAGCGCGGCGCGATGCTCGCCTACCGCGGCGAGGTCTCCTTCACCCCGAACATCCAGGGCGGCCAGGGCGGCATCGGCTCGATGATCGGCCGCCGGGTCGCGAACGAGGCCACCCCCCTGATGACCGTAGAGGTCCCCCAAGGCATTAATGGCCAGGGAGGTGCCCCCATCGCAACGGTCATGTTCGGCCACGGCGGCCACCACGTCCATGTCGTCGACCTGACGGGCGAGACGCTCTACGTCGAGGCCGACCGGCTGCTGGCCTTCGACGGCTCGCTGCAACAGGGCACGATGTTCATGGGGTCGCAGGGCGGGGTGATGGGCATGGTCCGCGGCCAGGTCACCGGGCAGGGCTTGTTCACCACGACGCTCAAGGGCGTCGGCTCGGCCGCGGTGATGGCGCACGGCGGAGTGATCGAGCTGCCGATCACTCCCCAGCGCCCGGTCCATGTCGACCCGCAGGCCTATGTCGCCCACCGCGGCGACGTCCGCAACAAACTGTCCACGGCGCTCGGCTGGCGCGACATGGTCGGCCGGGGTTCGGGCGAGGCCTTCCAGCTGGAGCTGTCGGGCCAGGGCACCGTCTACGTACAGGCGTCGGAGGAAAAGCTGTGA
- a CDS encoding AIM24 family protein encodes MTGPVIHDVSSLPADDNVNAYAFSVELDGQWFLQKGKMIAYYGQIDFHGIGHGRLDRLIAGSFHSPLHAADWVVAEGRGKMLLADRAFDVNSFDLDDGNLTIRSGNLLAFQPSLSLKQSIIPGFLTLIGTGKFVAASNGPVVFMEPPIRVDPQALVGWADCPSPCHHYDHQYLRGFLGGLRAHTGIGGASGEEHQFEFVGAGTVLLQSTEQLMPELATGEVPTEAGVPGGGGHVPQSGSQLPQLPGNLGSLQRRFGL; translated from the coding sequence GTGACCGGTCCCGTCATCCACGACGTCTCCTCGCTCCCCGCCGACGACAACGTCAACGCCTACGCCTTCAGCGTCGAGCTGGACGGCCAGTGGTTCCTGCAGAAGGGGAAGATGATCGCCTACTACGGGCAGATCGACTTCCACGGCATCGGACACGGCCGCCTGGACCGCCTGATCGCCGGAAGTTTCCATTCGCCACTGCACGCCGCGGACTGGGTCGTCGCCGAGGGCCGCGGAAAGATGCTGCTCGCCGACCGTGCCTTCGATGTGAACTCCTTCGACCTGGACGACGGCAACCTGACGATTCGCTCGGGCAACTTGCTCGCATTTCAGCCATCTCTGTCGCTGAAGCAGTCGATCATCCCGGGCTTTCTCACCCTCATCGGCACCGGCAAGTTCGTGGCCGCGTCCAACGGCCCCGTGGTCTTCATGGAACCGCCGATCCGGGTGGACCCGCAGGCGCTCGTCGGCTGGGCGGACTGCCCCTCGCCGTGCCACCACTACGACCACCAGTACCTGCGAGGATTCCTGGGCGGGCTGCGGGCGCACACCGGCATCGGCGGGGCGTCCGGAGAGGAGCACCAATTCGAGTTCGTCGGCGCCGGCACGGTCCTGCTGCAGTCGACGGAGCAGCTGATGCCGGAGCTGGCGACCGGCGAGGTCCCCACCGAAGCGGGCGTTCCGGGCGGCGGCGGACACGTCCCGCAAAGTGGCTCACAACTGCCCCAGCTCCCCGGCAACCTCGGGAGCCTCCAGCGCCGCTTCGGGCTGTGA
- a CDS encoding MarR family winged helix-turn-helix transcriptional regulator yields the protein MTTDSDTPWLTDQEQCAWRTHLDVSRLLMHQLERDLQPFGLTNNDYEILVNLSEAEDRRLRMSDLATSTLQSKSRLSHQITRMENAGLVRRESCESDRRGLYAVLTDEGWDTMRRVAPHHVASVRKHFIDLFTTENLQALRSSLTPVAEHLRKERGGL from the coding sequence ATGACGACCGACAGCGACACCCCCTGGCTGACCGACCAGGAGCAGTGTGCCTGGCGCACCCACCTCGATGTCAGCAGGCTGCTGATGCACCAACTCGAACGCGATCTGCAGCCGTTCGGCCTGACGAACAACGACTACGAGATCCTGGTCAACCTCTCCGAGGCCGAGGACCGACGCCTCCGGATGAGCGACCTGGCAACCAGCACCCTGCAGTCCAAGAGCCGTCTCTCCCACCAGATCACCCGGATGGAGAACGCCGGTCTGGTGCGCCGTGAGAGCTGCGAGTCGGACCGCCGCGGCCTCTACGCCGTCCTCACGGACGAGGGCTGGGACACCATGCGCCGGGTCGCCCCGCACCACGTCGCCTCGGTCCGCAAGCACTTCATCGACCTCTTCACCACCGAGAACCTCCAGGCGCTGCGCAGCTCGCTCACGCCGGTGGCCGAACACCTCCGCAAGGAGCGCGGCGGCCTCTGA
- a CDS encoding sensor histidine kinase, with amino-acid sequence MGSVRARAAAGATVVVALALIAAGTAVLLVLRGNLQNQARLQAQVAAHEVAVQIATGTPYDKLELPDGDDHPVVVTAEDGRVLAVGEDVRAVDGKRVAASQGKGTVVPSAEDEDGDEDEGALKPGEVDEDVTYRDGTAEVDGTVADYRFAVIQAKDGRGAEATVRAGAELAPEQDAVASVRDAMLIGLPLLLVVVAGVTWLVTRRALRPVEGIRGEMAAITASTDLSRRVPVPPSKDEIGRLARTTNETLAALESAVERQRRFVADASHELRSPIASLRTQLEVGVAHPELLDVPGAVEDTVRLQRLAADLLLLARLDAGERPSEARVDLAAMVREESSQRVADRIPVRVGELAGGEVAGSRSQLARVLGNLLDNAQRHAVASVRVAVVREGEWAVLRVEDDGPGVPESERERIFERFVRLDDARARDDGGAGLGLAIARDVAVRHGGSLGVRTGSVFELRLPVAG; translated from the coding sequence CTGGGCTCCGTACGGGCCAGGGCGGCGGCGGGGGCGACCGTGGTGGTGGCCCTGGCACTGATCGCGGCGGGGACGGCGGTGCTGCTGGTGCTGCGCGGCAATCTGCAGAACCAGGCCCGGCTGCAGGCCCAGGTCGCGGCGCACGAGGTGGCCGTGCAGATCGCGACGGGGACGCCGTACGACAAGCTCGAACTCCCGGACGGCGACGACCATCCGGTGGTGGTCACCGCTGAGGACGGGCGGGTACTGGCGGTCGGCGAGGACGTGCGGGCCGTCGACGGCAAGCGGGTGGCCGCCTCCCAGGGCAAGGGGACCGTCGTGCCGTCGGCGGAGGACGAGGACGGCGACGAGGACGAGGGGGCGCTCAAGCCGGGCGAGGTCGATGAGGACGTCACGTACCGGGACGGGACCGCGGAGGTCGACGGGACGGTGGCCGACTACCGGTTCGCCGTGATCCAGGCCAAGGACGGCCGCGGCGCGGAGGCGACGGTGCGGGCGGGGGCGGAGCTGGCGCCGGAGCAGGACGCCGTGGCCTCGGTGCGGGACGCCATGCTGATCGGGCTGCCGCTGCTGCTCGTGGTGGTGGCGGGGGTGACCTGGCTGGTGACCCGGCGGGCGCTGCGGCCGGTGGAGGGGATCCGCGGGGAGATGGCCGCGATCACGGCGAGTACGGATCTGAGCCGGCGGGTGCCGGTGCCGCCGTCGAAGGACGAGATCGGCCGGCTGGCGCGGACGACCAATGAGACGCTGGCGGCGCTGGAGTCGGCGGTGGAGCGGCAGCGGCGGTTCGTCGCGGACGCCTCGCACGAGCTGCGCAGCCCGATCGCGAGTCTGCGGACGCAGCTGGAAGTGGGGGTGGCGCACCCGGAGTTGCTGGATGTGCCGGGCGCGGTGGAGGACACCGTGCGGTTGCAGCGGCTGGCGGCGGATCTGCTGCTGCTGGCCCGGCTGGACGCGGGGGAGCGGCCGTCCGAGGCCCGGGTCGATCTGGCGGCGATGGTGCGCGAGGAGAGTTCGCAGCGGGTCGCGGACCGGATCCCGGTGCGGGTCGGGGAGCTGGCGGGCGGGGAAGTGGCCGGGTCCCGCAGCCAGTTGGCGCGGGTGCTGGGGAATCTGCTCGACAATGCGCAGCGGCATGCCGTCGCGTCCGTGCGGGTGGCCGTGGTGCGCGAGGGGGAGTGGGCGGTGCTGCGGGTCGAGGACGACGGGCCCGGGGTGCCGGAGAGTGAGCGGGAGCGGATCTTCGAGCGGTTCGTACGGCTCGATGACGCGCGGGCCCGGGACGACGGCGGGGCCGGGCTGGGGCTGGCCATCGCGCGGGATGTCGCGGTGCGGCACGGCGGTTCGCTGGGCGTGCGCACGGGGTCGGTGTTCGAACTGCGGCTGCCGGTGGCGGGCTGA
- a CDS encoding response regulator transcription factor: MHPHVTQFRPPGPAAHRPHRLLLVEDEKRLALSLAKGLMAEGYAVDVVHDGLAGLHQAGEQSYDLIVLDIMLPGMNGYRVCGALRAAGDEVPILMLTAKDGEYDEAEGLDTGADDYLTKPFSYVVLVARVKALLRRRGRTAPPVLRVGALAIDQGARRVERDGAEVALTTKEFAVLEQLALRAGEVVSKAEILEHVWDFAYEGDVNIIEVYVSALRRKLGAGHIVTVRGAGYRLVAGE, translated from the coding sequence ATGCACCCGCACGTCACGCAATTCCGTCCGCCCGGCCCCGCCGCACACCGTCCCCACCGGCTCCTGCTCGTGGAGGACGAGAAGCGGCTGGCCCTGTCACTGGCCAAGGGGCTGATGGCCGAGGGCTATGCGGTCGATGTGGTGCACGACGGTCTGGCGGGGCTCCACCAGGCGGGTGAGCAGAGCTACGACCTGATCGTGCTCGACATCATGCTGCCGGGGATGAACGGCTACCGCGTGTGCGGTGCGCTGCGGGCGGCCGGCGACGAGGTGCCGATCCTGATGCTGACCGCCAAGGACGGCGAGTACGACGAGGCCGAGGGGCTGGACACCGGCGCCGACGACTATCTGACCAAGCCGTTCTCGTATGTGGTGCTGGTGGCACGGGTGAAGGCGCTGCTGCGGCGGCGTGGCCGGACCGCGCCGCCGGTGCTGCGGGTGGGGGCGCTGGCCATCGACCAGGGGGCACGGCGGGTCGAGCGGGACGGCGCCGAGGTGGCGCTGACGACGAAGGAGTTCGCCGTGCTGGAGCAGCTGGCGCTGCGGGCGGGCGAGGTGGTCTCCAAGGCGGAGATCCTGGAGCACGTCTGGGACTTCGCCTACGAGGGCGATGTCAACATCATCGAGGTGTACGTGAGCGCGCTGCGGCGCAAGCTCGGTGCCGGGCACATCGTGACGGTGCGCGGTGCCGGATACCGGCTGGTGGCGGGTGAGTAG